In the genome of Phlebotomus papatasi isolate M1 chromosome 2, Ppap_2.1, whole genome shotgun sequence, one region contains:
- the LOC129800431 gene encoding protein NDRG3 isoform X7: MAESGDRDKSGRPTNNRMPSAPTHTAEEARLLGAMPVDPMDDIELRSVQLQFPNSRGSIGGTCDMRRVPTDKGDILVAIQGDPTKPAILTYHDLGLNYLSSFAGFFNYPTMRGLLENFCVYHVTAPGQEEGAPTLPEDYVYPTMEELAAQLLFVLSHFGLKSVIGFGVGAGGNILARFALANPEKVGALCLINCVSTAAGWIEWGYQTFNARFLRTKGMTQSVVDYLMWHHFGRNLEERNHDLVQMYKNHFERSINPTNLGMWIYAYIHRTDLNIARTPSGTPQNNTTLKMPVINITGALSPHVDDTVTLNGRLDPTNSSWMKIQDCAMVLEEQPGKLAEAFRLFLQGEGYASPLIATPALRWLRSRTGSSVSNNNDIYSDAHVVQGCLNGNGKEIRITENPFVSC; this comes from the exons AGCTATGCCAGTGGACCCAATGGATGACATTGAGTTGCGTTCCGTCCAGTTGCAATTTCCCAATTCGCGCGGTTCGATAGGGGGCACCTGTGACATGAGACGCGTTCCCACGGACAAGGGAGACATCCTCGTGGCTATTCAGGGCGACCCAACAAAGCCGGCCATCCTCACGTACCACGATCTTGGACTCAACT ACTTGTCTAGCTTTGCGGGATTCTTCAACTATCCGACAATGAGGGGACTTTTGGAGAATTTCTGTGTCTATCATGTTACGGCTCCAGGACAGGAAGAAGGTGCTCCGACACTTCCTGAAGA CTACGTCTATCCGACCATGGAGGAGTTAGCGGCTCAGTTGCTATTTGTGCTGTCGCATTTTGGTCTGAAGTCGGTGATTGGATTTGGGGTGGGAGCTGGTGGGAATATTCTGGCTCGCTTTGCACTGGCCAATCCGGAAAAAGTGGGCGCTCTGTGTCTCATAAATTGTGTGTCGACAGCTGCTGGATGGATCGAATGGGGCTACCAGACGTTCAATGCGCGCTTCCTGCGCACCAAGGGTATGACACAGAGTGTCGTGGACTACCTGATGTGGCATCACTTTGGCCGGAATCTCGAGGAGCGCAATCACGATCTCGTGCAAATGTACAAAAATCACTTTGAACGCTCTATTAATCCCACGAATCTGGGCATGTGGATTTACGCCTACATCCACCGGACAGACCTCAATATCGCACGCACTCCATCTGGGACTCCACAAAATA ATACAACGCTTAAAATGCCGGTCATTAACATTACTGGAGCCCTTTCTCCTCATGTGGACGACACTGTGACTCTCAATGGACGTCTCGATCCCACAAATTCCAGTTGGATGAAA ATTCAAGATTGTGCAATGGTCCTTGAGGAGCAACCGGGAAAATTGGCCGAAGCTTTCAGGCTTTTCCTTCAGGGTGAAGGCTATG CATCTCCGCTCATTGCGACTCCGGCGCTTCGGTGGCTCCGAAGCCGCACCGGAAGCAGCGTCAGCAACAACAACGACATCTACAGTGACGCCCACGTAGTCCAGGGATGCCTCAATGGCAATGGAAAGGAGATTCGCATCACGGAGAACCCCTTCGTGTCCTGCTAG
- the LOC129800431 gene encoding protein NDRG3 isoform X11, producing MAESGDRDKSGRPTNNRMPSAPTHTAEEARLLGAMPVDPMDDIELRSVQLQFPNSRGSIGGTCDMRRVPTDKGDILVAIQGDPTKPAILTYHDLGLNYLSSFAGFFNYPTMRGLLENFCVYHVTAPGQEEGAPTLPEDYVYPTMEELAAQLLFVLSHFGLKSVIGFGVGAGGNILARFALANPEKVGALCLINCVSTAAGWIEWGYQTFNARFLRTKGMTQSVVDYLMWHHFGRNLEERNHDLVQMYKNHFERSINPTNLGMWIYAYIHRTDLNIARTPSGTPQNNTTLKMPVINITGALSPHVDDTVTLNGRLDPTNSSWMKIQDCAMVLEEQPGKLAEAFRLFLQGEGYAVGALQKLARAATIESLTA from the exons AGCTATGCCAGTGGACCCAATGGATGACATTGAGTTGCGTTCCGTCCAGTTGCAATTTCCCAATTCGCGCGGTTCGATAGGGGGCACCTGTGACATGAGACGCGTTCCCACGGACAAGGGAGACATCCTCGTGGCTATTCAGGGCGACCCAACAAAGCCGGCCATCCTCACGTACCACGATCTTGGACTCAACT ACTTGTCTAGCTTTGCGGGATTCTTCAACTATCCGACAATGAGGGGACTTTTGGAGAATTTCTGTGTCTATCATGTTACGGCTCCAGGACAGGAAGAAGGTGCTCCGACACTTCCTGAAGA CTACGTCTATCCGACCATGGAGGAGTTAGCGGCTCAGTTGCTATTTGTGCTGTCGCATTTTGGTCTGAAGTCGGTGATTGGATTTGGGGTGGGAGCTGGTGGGAATATTCTGGCTCGCTTTGCACTGGCCAATCCGGAAAAAGTGGGCGCTCTGTGTCTCATAAATTGTGTGTCGACAGCTGCTGGATGGATCGAATGGGGCTACCAGACGTTCAATGCGCGCTTCCTGCGCACCAAGGGTATGACACAGAGTGTCGTGGACTACCTGATGTGGCATCACTTTGGCCGGAATCTCGAGGAGCGCAATCACGATCTCGTGCAAATGTACAAAAATCACTTTGAACGCTCTATTAATCCCACGAATCTGGGCATGTGGATTTACGCCTACATCCACCGGACAGACCTCAATATCGCACGCACTCCATCTGGGACTCCACAAAATA ATACAACGCTTAAAATGCCGGTCATTAACATTACTGGAGCCCTTTCTCCTCATGTGGACGACACTGTGACTCTCAATGGACGTCTCGATCCCACAAATTCCAGTTGGATGAAA ATTCAAGATTGTGCAATGGTCCTTGAGGAGCAACCGGGAAAATTGGCCGAAGCTTTCAGGCTTTTCCTTCAGGGTGAAGGCTATG cTGTTGGAGCATTGCAAAAGTTAGCTAGAGCCGCCACCATAGAGAGCTTAACGGCCTGA
- the LOC129800431 gene encoding protein NDRG3 isoform X10: MEQFGGKTAENGAMPVDPMDDIELRSVQLQFPNSRGSIGGTCDMRRVPTDKGDILVAIQGDPTKPAILTYHDLGLNYLSSFAGFFNYPTMRGLLENFCVYHVTAPGQEEGAPTLPEDYVYPTMEELAAQLLFVLSHFGLKSVIGFGVGAGGNILARFALANPEKVGALCLINCVSTAAGWIEWGYQTFNARFLRTKGMTQSVVDYLMWHHFGRNLEERNHDLVQMYKNHFERSINPTNLGMWIYAYIHRTDLNIARTPSGTPQNNTTLKMPVINITGALSPHVDDTVTLNGRLDPTNSSWMKIQDCAMVLEEQPGKLAEAFRLFLQGEGYASPLIATPALRWLRSRTGSSVSNNNDIYSDAHVVQGCLNGNGKEIRITENPFVSC; encoded by the exons AGCTATGCCAGTGGACCCAATGGATGACATTGAGTTGCGTTCCGTCCAGTTGCAATTTCCCAATTCGCGCGGTTCGATAGGGGGCACCTGTGACATGAGACGCGTTCCCACGGACAAGGGAGACATCCTCGTGGCTATTCAGGGCGACCCAACAAAGCCGGCCATCCTCACGTACCACGATCTTGGACTCAACT ACTTGTCTAGCTTTGCGGGATTCTTCAACTATCCGACAATGAGGGGACTTTTGGAGAATTTCTGTGTCTATCATGTTACGGCTCCAGGACAGGAAGAAGGTGCTCCGACACTTCCTGAAGA CTACGTCTATCCGACCATGGAGGAGTTAGCGGCTCAGTTGCTATTTGTGCTGTCGCATTTTGGTCTGAAGTCGGTGATTGGATTTGGGGTGGGAGCTGGTGGGAATATTCTGGCTCGCTTTGCACTGGCCAATCCGGAAAAAGTGGGCGCTCTGTGTCTCATAAATTGTGTGTCGACAGCTGCTGGATGGATCGAATGGGGCTACCAGACGTTCAATGCGCGCTTCCTGCGCACCAAGGGTATGACACAGAGTGTCGTGGACTACCTGATGTGGCATCACTTTGGCCGGAATCTCGAGGAGCGCAATCACGATCTCGTGCAAATGTACAAAAATCACTTTGAACGCTCTATTAATCCCACGAATCTGGGCATGTGGATTTACGCCTACATCCACCGGACAGACCTCAATATCGCACGCACTCCATCTGGGACTCCACAAAATA ATACAACGCTTAAAATGCCGGTCATTAACATTACTGGAGCCCTTTCTCCTCATGTGGACGACACTGTGACTCTCAATGGACGTCTCGATCCCACAAATTCCAGTTGGATGAAA ATTCAAGATTGTGCAATGGTCCTTGAGGAGCAACCGGGAAAATTGGCCGAAGCTTTCAGGCTTTTCCTTCAGGGTGAAGGCTATG CATCTCCGCTCATTGCGACTCCGGCGCTTCGGTGGCTCCGAAGCCGCACCGGAAGCAGCGTCAGCAACAACAACGACATCTACAGTGACGCCCACGTAGTCCAGGGATGCCTCAATGGCAATGGAAAGGAGATTCGCATCACGGAGAACCCCTTCGTGTCCTGCTAG
- the LOC129800431 gene encoding protein NDRG3 isoform X9: protein MPSAPTHTAEEARLLGAMPVDPMDDIELRSVQLQFPNSRGSIGGTCDMRRVPTDKGDILVAIQGDPTKPAILTYHDLGLNYLSSFAGFFNYPTMRGLLENFCVYHVTAPGQEEGAPTLPEDYVYPTMEELAAQLLFVLSHFGLKSVIGFGVGAGGNILARFALANPEKVGALCLINCVSTAAGWIEWGYQTFNARFLRTKGMTQSVVDYLMWHHFGRNLEERNHDLVQMYKNHFERSINPTNLGMWIYAYIHRTDLNIARTPSGTPQNNTTLKMPVINITGALSPHVDDTVTLNGRLDPTNSSWMKIQDCAMVLEEQPGKLAEAFRLFLQGEGYASPLIATPALRWLRSRTGSSVSNNNDIYSDAHVVQGCLNGNGKEIRITENPFVSC from the exons AGCTATGCCAGTGGACCCAATGGATGACATTGAGTTGCGTTCCGTCCAGTTGCAATTTCCCAATTCGCGCGGTTCGATAGGGGGCACCTGTGACATGAGACGCGTTCCCACGGACAAGGGAGACATCCTCGTGGCTATTCAGGGCGACCCAACAAAGCCGGCCATCCTCACGTACCACGATCTTGGACTCAACT ACTTGTCTAGCTTTGCGGGATTCTTCAACTATCCGACAATGAGGGGACTTTTGGAGAATTTCTGTGTCTATCATGTTACGGCTCCAGGACAGGAAGAAGGTGCTCCGACACTTCCTGAAGA CTACGTCTATCCGACCATGGAGGAGTTAGCGGCTCAGTTGCTATTTGTGCTGTCGCATTTTGGTCTGAAGTCGGTGATTGGATTTGGGGTGGGAGCTGGTGGGAATATTCTGGCTCGCTTTGCACTGGCCAATCCGGAAAAAGTGGGCGCTCTGTGTCTCATAAATTGTGTGTCGACAGCTGCTGGATGGATCGAATGGGGCTACCAGACGTTCAATGCGCGCTTCCTGCGCACCAAGGGTATGACACAGAGTGTCGTGGACTACCTGATGTGGCATCACTTTGGCCGGAATCTCGAGGAGCGCAATCACGATCTCGTGCAAATGTACAAAAATCACTTTGAACGCTCTATTAATCCCACGAATCTGGGCATGTGGATTTACGCCTACATCCACCGGACAGACCTCAATATCGCACGCACTCCATCTGGGACTCCACAAAATA ATACAACGCTTAAAATGCCGGTCATTAACATTACTGGAGCCCTTTCTCCTCATGTGGACGACACTGTGACTCTCAATGGACGTCTCGATCCCACAAATTCCAGTTGGATGAAA ATTCAAGATTGTGCAATGGTCCTTGAGGAGCAACCGGGAAAATTGGCCGAAGCTTTCAGGCTTTTCCTTCAGGGTGAAGGCTATG CATCTCCGCTCATTGCGACTCCGGCGCTTCGGTGGCTCCGAAGCCGCACCGGAAGCAGCGTCAGCAACAACAACGACATCTACAGTGACGCCCACGTAGTCCAGGGATGCCTCAATGGCAATGGAAAGGAGATTCGCATCACGGAGAACCCCTTCGTGTCCTGCTAG